aaataaaatgtccaATCTAAAAAAACCCAAAATGATTATTAATAGTTTATTAGAGCCCTTTTAACTGCAATACCAATAGTATGATACATGCGCCGCCTCTAACAGTgaattaattacccaatgtccCAAATAAGTAACGATTAATGATCTAGCTATCCTTTAATTCAAAGCCAATAAACATATTTCCAATCTCAAATGAAGCTTATGGTTTAGTAGGGTTTGATCTAGTTTAATTAGTTGTCTCGATAAATAGACCATCGTTAAAGTAAAACCCagatttaaaaaattgtgaGATGTATGAACCAAATATTTAGTGAATCCCGAGTGATCTGATCcctaaaaaaaagtaaacaatGATATCATTACAGTTCGCTACAGTTGTTCATGCATTAACATTTTCATCTCCTCCAAATCATTCCTCGTATGTAATCAAGGGTAGTAGCACTGCAGGAAAACGAACCGTAGAGGGGCCAAATGCAGGGTGCTTCTCATCTCCACCACGTGCAATGCCTAGGGCGTGTTTGGCGGGTGCCACGGTTTCAGCGGATGCGGGGAAAGATGCAGTTGAAGAAGCGATGATGCCCAAACATGTCGCTATAATCATGGACGGAAATGGAAAGTGGGCCAGAGATAGAAAGTTGGCTGTTGGAGACGGCTTCAGAGCCGGTTGGCAGAATCTCACAGCCCTCATTTCCAACTGTTGTGACCTCAAAATCAATACTCTAACAATCTTCGCCTTTTCCAACGACTCTAAACGATCCCAAGTCAGTATTCTTCGttttcacttttctttttcgtcTTTATACTACTTcatctgtcccataaaattaGATACTTTCGAGACAATTCAAATAGATTATTATGTGGAACGATTCaatggcaaaaaaaaaacaattttttgaGGATGTATAGAATAATTGAGATATGAGTCATATGACTTTAGAGatatgttattaatttaatacaaGCATATAATACTATATGTTccataatagtactactacttatttTCATCCTGGTACAGATGGAAGTGGACATAATGATGAGAGCTACAGAAAATTACATACGAACGGATGCCAAGGAGCTTATAACAAGGTAATAATATATGTACAAACCATATCTTTTACAGATCCAAAAAATTTTTGTTGAGGATCCAaattttagtactactattaaaagTTCAAGAAGTGATAAGTACATTAGATAGATATTCCATGGCATAAACTCATGATTTCCCGATCGAAGAAGTGCTTAACaccttaaaatataaaatttttaacaaTTTTAGTAATAAAAGTATATTATGTGAATTACATGATATCATCGAAACAAatgggtgtgatcaattgctaactcatcctTTAATTGCTAAGTTCATAGGATTTCCAGAGATCTAATAGTCTACAAATTCCCATTTATAATTTCcttgtattattatttaaatttaaatag
This genomic interval from Salvia splendens isolate huo1 chromosome 13, SspV2, whole genome shotgun sequence contains the following:
- the LOC121760390 gene encoding cis-prenyltransferase 7, chloroplastic-like encodes the protein MISLQFATVVHALTFSSPPNHSSYVIKGSSTAGKRTVEGPNAGCFSSPPRAMPRACLAGATVSADAGKDAVEEAMMPKHVAIIMDGNGKWARDRKLAVGDGFRAGWQNLTALISNCCDLKINTLTIFAFSNDSKRSQMEVDIMMRATENYIRTDAKELITRHDILFSMIGDKSRLPVSLQSSISWAEETSKGNKGMNLVMAANYSGRDDVVQATKRVTTKVERGILRATEIDEAMFEQELMTNAVEFPNPDLLIRTSGELTISGFLLWQLAYTEFYFADKLFPDFGEDDLRRALASYGCRQRRYGQRKD